The following coding sequences are from one Pirellulales bacterium window:
- a CDS encoding flagellar motor protein MotB, with translation MRRGPVDPLLDDHPPVVTQPAWLMTYADLVTLLLTCFIMLVGMSELREPDRYSSLLGAMRNQFGEEAGGWFSTGPSPRAARRRAAWAARSRRQTLLKRNTAGATPSAPIDLSGPAQAGVRVGFAASSTTLAAPALAELDRFAAHVETGSEPVELRTTVDTAGSTPAQVDHALALAQRRTRHVTEALMARRIAAVRIRPEIVLSSLSSQPDQAPAADPRATTGTAGSGAEIEVRLLSGR, from the coding sequence ATGCGGCGCGGCCCGGTCGATCCGTTGCTCGACGATCACCCCCCGGTGGTGACGCAACCGGCCTGGCTGATGACGTATGCCGACCTGGTCACGTTACTCTTGACGTGCTTCATCATGCTCGTCGGCATGAGCGAGCTGCGCGAGCCGGACCGTTACAGCTCGCTGCTGGGCGCGATGCGCAATCAGTTCGGCGAGGAGGCGGGGGGCTGGTTCTCCACGGGGCCATCGCCCCGCGCGGCACGGCGCCGCGCCGCCTGGGCCGCGCGGTCGCGCCGCCAGACGCTGCTCAAACGCAACACCGCCGGCGCGACGCCTAGCGCGCCGATCGATCTCAGCGGGCCCGCTCAGGCAGGGGTCCGCGTCGGCTTCGCCGCCAGCTCGACCACATTGGCGGCGCCGGCCTTGGCCGAACTCGACCGCTTTGCCGCACACGTGGAAACCGGCAGCGAACCGGTCGAGCTACGCACGACGGTCGACACGGCGGGCTCAACCCCGGCGCAGGTCGACCACGCGCTCGCCCTGGCCCAGCGCCGCACACGGCACGTGACCGAAGCGCTCATGGCCCGGCGGATCGCGGCAGTGCGGATTCGCCCCGAGATTGTCTTGTCGTCGCTGTCGTCACAACCGGACCAGGCCCCCGCGGCCGACCCGCGCGCTACGACCGGCACAGCGGGCTCTGGGGCCGAAATTGAAGTACGTTTGCTGAGCGGCCGGTAG
- a CDS encoding MotA/TolQ/ExbB proton channel family protein translates to MDLATLAGLIVAAGCLLYAVVMAGASPLSFFHTSSLLVVCGGTAGALLIAHPLRQLRGWRAAVGPAFRPRPPDLEALAERIVRLAESARREGLLQLEERLLDDDHPTLQLGVRLAIDGTPTEVLEDIVRTECETAGRQQLATRSMLEQIGRMTPAFGLVGTLLGLIIMLGKMSDPTAVGPGMAVALMTTLYGTLVANCLALPLAEKLTHVHRQEQLARELILRGVLALHAGEHPRVIEQRLCAFLPEPPAATSLRIRRAA, encoded by the coding sequence ATGGATCTGGCTACCCTTGCCGGGCTGATTGTCGCCGCGGGCTGCCTATTGTATGCGGTCGTCATGGCCGGCGCTTCGCCGCTGTCATTCTTCCACACTTCGTCGTTGCTGGTCGTGTGCGGCGGGACGGCGGGGGCGCTGCTGATTGCGCACCCCTTGCGGCAGTTGCGCGGCTGGCGCGCCGCGGTCGGCCCCGCCTTTCGACCGCGGCCCCCCGATCTCGAGGCCCTCGCCGAGCGGATTGTGCGTCTTGCGGAGAGCGCGCGGCGCGAAGGCTTGCTCCAGCTCGAAGAGCGGCTGCTCGACGACGATCATCCCACACTGCAGCTCGGCGTCCGCCTGGCCATCGACGGTACTCCGACCGAAGTCCTCGAAGACATCGTGCGTACCGAATGCGAAACGGCCGGGCGGCAGCAACTCGCCACGCGCAGCATGCTCGAACAAATCGGCCGCATGACGCCGGCCTTTGGCTTGGTGGGCACCTTGCTGGGCCTGATTATCATGCTCGGCAAAATGTCTGATCCCACGGCCGTCGGTCCCGGCATGGCGGTCGCCCTGATGACGACGCTCTACGGCACGCTCGTGGCCAATTGCCTGGCGCTGCCGCTCGCGGAGAAACTGACGCACGTGCATCGCCAAGAACAACTGGCCCGGGAATTGATCCTCCGCGGTGTCCTGGCGCTGCACGCGGGCGAGCATCCACGAGTTATCGAACAGCGGCTGTGCGCCTTCCTGCCCGAGCCTCCGGCGGCGACCAGTCTGCGCATCCGGAGGGCAGCCTGA
- a CDS encoding flagellar FlbD family protein yields the protein MIKLTRLDGEAFVLNAELIRYVESRPDTFVTLTGGDRLIVRESMDEVVSRALEYQRAKYLLPSLVSQDAAAAHP from the coding sequence ATGATCAAGCTCACCCGGCTCGACGGCGAGGCCTTTGTGCTCAATGCCGAGCTGATTCGTTACGTCGAATCGCGGCCCGACACGTTTGTCACGCTCACGGGCGGCGACCGGTTGATCGTCCGCGAATCGATGGATGAGGTCGTGTCACGGGCGCTCGAGTATCAGCGGGCCAAGTACCTGTTGCCGTCGCTGGTCAGCCAGGACGCGGCAGCGGCGCACCCCTAG
- a CDS encoding flagellar hook-basal body complex protein, which produces MGLSSALNTALTGLTAAETTIDVVGNNIANSNTVGFKSSEAVFANQLLQTRSLGSGPTDTSGGTNPRQVGLGVQVAEITPDFTQGTIEISSTPSDLAIQGDGFFIVEANGAREYTRNGILKTNSANELVTSTGRRLLGHGVDEDFNIVPTELVPLTIPLGAAAVAQATQNVVLEGTLIPNGDLATTAQVLQTAILGDGSTLAPATTDNPDIAVAEQAPDTFTATEGIANATALAQGYYRYKVVYVDAFGNESTPSDDVVVQVTNAGGREVDLGAIPDDTDYANRRIYRTAVQASAALSDPPPTYYRIGTLPVGGAVVYNDNLNDAGLVAQPQLDTDVLDGNYSYRITYFKTGQPESRPSGPTVPVVVSNGRLRLTGFPPDPSGGDFDGIKLYRNLANDNSRFLEVKELNFGEEFIDNYSDDELLTLNHEVDLDGPRVTAATLLTDVLVRDGDTYSHAFEVGTLDFSGKKGGRTLESKTLDVTATTSVLDLMNFMEQSLGIQIPPGPDSINPIPGDSSSFNVGGDVVGGRITLTSNNGRDNAVDVSLSSFSLTTATNQRQVNLGFGVVQQAVGETTAADFVVYDSLGIPLNVRVTVALESRNSTSTTYRWFADSPDNDPASGVGIAVGTGLISFDGEGNVTNVTENTVSIERRNVSSVSPMEFDLDFSSLSGLAAQKSSLAAARQDGSAPGTLSSYIIGEDGLIRGVFSNGASRDLGQIRLVRFANPAGLEQRGENLYAEGVNSGLPVEGDPGTQGIGTLVAGAVELSNTDIGANLIDLILASTQYRGNTRIITAAQQLLDELLNLRR; this is translated from the coding sequence ATGGGTCTGTCATCCGCACTCAACACGGCACTTACGGGCCTCACGGCCGCCGAGACGACGATCGACGTCGTCGGCAACAATATCGCCAACTCGAACACGGTCGGCTTCAAGTCGTCGGAAGCCGTGTTCGCCAACCAGTTGCTGCAGACACGCAGCCTGGGCTCGGGCCCGACCGACACGAGCGGCGGTACGAACCCTCGGCAGGTCGGCCTCGGCGTGCAGGTGGCCGAAATCACGCCCGACTTCACGCAAGGCACGATCGAGATCAGCTCGACGCCATCGGACCTGGCCATTCAAGGCGATGGGTTCTTCATCGTCGAGGCGAACGGCGCACGCGAGTACACGCGCAACGGCATCTTGAAGACCAACTCGGCCAACGAATTGGTGACTTCAACCGGCCGCCGGTTGCTCGGCCACGGGGTCGACGAAGACTTCAACATCGTGCCCACCGAACTGGTACCCCTGACGATTCCGCTGGGTGCGGCCGCCGTGGCCCAGGCCACGCAGAACGTCGTGCTGGAAGGCACGCTGATTCCCAACGGCGATCTGGCCACAACGGCCCAGGTACTGCAAACCGCGATCCTGGGCGACGGTTCGACGCTCGCCCCGGCCACGACCGACAACCCGGATATCGCCGTTGCCGAACAGGCGCCCGACACGTTCACGGCGACCGAAGGCATCGCGAACGCCACTGCGCTGGCGCAGGGTTATTACCGATACAAGGTCGTATACGTCGATGCCTTCGGCAACGAGAGCACGCCCTCGGACGACGTGGTCGTCCAGGTCACCAACGCGGGCGGCCGCGAGGTCGACCTCGGCGCGATCCCCGACGACACCGACTACGCCAACCGGCGCATCTATCGCACCGCCGTCCAGGCCAGCGCCGCGTTGAGCGATCCGCCGCCCACCTATTACCGCATCGGTACCCTGCCCGTGGGCGGCGCTGTCGTCTACAACGACAACCTGAACGACGCGGGGCTCGTGGCGCAGCCGCAGCTCGACACCGACGTGCTCGACGGCAACTACAGCTACCGCATCACCTATTTCAAGACGGGCCAGCCCGAGAGCCGTCCGTCGGGCCCCACGGTGCCGGTCGTCGTCTCGAACGGGCGCCTGCGGCTAACGGGCTTTCCGCCGGACCCCTCGGGCGGCGACTTCGACGGCATCAAGCTGTACCGGAACCTGGCGAACGACAATTCACGATTTCTCGAGGTCAAGGAGCTCAATTTCGGCGAAGAATTCATCGACAACTACAGCGACGACGAGCTGCTCACGCTCAACCACGAGGTCGATCTCGACGGTCCGCGCGTGACGGCCGCCACGTTGTTGACCGACGTGCTGGTCCGCGACGGCGACACCTACAGTCACGCCTTCGAAGTGGGCACACTCGATTTTTCCGGCAAGAAGGGCGGCCGTACGCTCGAGTCGAAAACGCTCGACGTCACCGCCACGACGTCGGTCCTCGACCTCATGAACTTCATGGAACAGTCGCTCGGCATCCAGATTCCACCGGGGCCAGACTCGATTAACCCGATCCCCGGCGACAGTTCGAGCTTCAACGTCGGCGGCGACGTCGTGGGCGGCCGGATCACGCTCACGAGCAACAACGGCCGCGACAATGCGGTGGATGTCTCCTTGTCGAGTTTCAGCCTGACCACGGCAACCAACCAGCGGCAGGTCAACCTGGGCTTTGGCGTCGTGCAACAGGCTGTCGGCGAAACGACCGCCGCGGACTTCGTCGTCTACGACTCGTTGGGCATTCCGCTGAACGTCCGCGTGACCGTGGCCCTGGAGAGTCGCAACAGCACCTCGACCACCTATCGCTGGTTCGCCGATTCGCCGGATAACGATCCCGCCTCGGGCGTCGGCATTGCCGTCGGCACCGGGCTGATCAGCTTCGACGGCGAAGGCAACGTCACGAACGTCACGGAGAACACCGTGTCGATCGAGCGGCGCAACGTGTCCAGCGTGTCCCCCATGGAGTTCGATCTCGACTTCAGCTCTCTGTCGGGGCTCGCCGCGCAAAAGAGCTCGCTGGCCGCGGCCCGGCAGGACGGTTCGGCGCCGGGCACGCTCTCGAGCTATATCATCGGCGAAGACGGCCTGATCCGCGGCGTGTTCTCCAACGGCGCCTCGCGCGATCTCGGTCAAATCCGCCTGGTCCGATTCGCCAACCCGGCCGGCTTGGAGCAGCGCGGCGAAAACCTCTATGCCGAAGGCGTTAACTCAGGTCTGCCGGTCGAAGGCGACCCCGGTACCCAAGGCATTGGCACCCTGGTCGCGGGCGCCGTAGAGCTTTCGAACACCGATATTGGCGCCAACCTGATCGACCTGATCCTGGCCTCGACCCAATACCGAGGCAACACCCGGATCATTACGGCAGCACAACAGTTGCTCGACGAACTGCTCAACCTGCGACGGTAA
- a CDS encoding flagellar biosynthesis protein FlgD has product MATDPVSSVGSSSTSKKSQNDPLRGLDLDEFLKLMIAELQNQDPLNPLENSDILAQISQIREIGATDKMSSTLDSVLLGQQLSNAGTLISKKITGLATDGKNVTGLVERVSMDNGKAVLHIGDASVPLANVREVVPAGD; this is encoded by the coding sequence ATGGCCACTGATCCCGTTTCGAGCGTCGGCTCTTCATCGACGAGCAAGAAATCGCAGAACGATCCGCTGCGCGGCTTGGATCTCGACGAGTTCCTGAAGCTGATGATTGCGGAACTGCAAAACCAGGACCCGCTCAACCCGCTGGAGAACTCGGACATACTGGCGCAGATCAGCCAGATTCGCGAAATCGGCGCGACCGACAAGATGTCGTCCACGCTTGATTCCGTGCTACTCGGTCAACAACTGTCGAACGCCGGCACCTTGATCTCGAAGAAGATCACCGGGCTGGCCACCGACGGGAAGAACGTCACCGGCCTCGTCGAGCGTGTGTCGATGGACAACGGCAAGGCAGTGCTGCACATCGGCGACGCGAGCGTGCCGCTGGCCAACGTCCGCGAGGTCGTCCCGGCCGGGGACTAA
- a CDS encoding flagellar hook-length control protein FliK yields the protein KPQATTDSTETPNVRQGESRTARANTNTASKKDLVAADAATSTAPNTTAQANAAVATATEGTLALAPEVELALSDVPAAQQDNPAAPAVDASKTTNIGAPSRVPDALTAAQRLGGATQNAARQVNGNEGGNTVPVDRVRFVQRVSKAFQQLWPDGGVVRLRLSPPDLGSMRIEVAVRSGVMTARVEAETAAAQHALIDQLPVLRERLAEQQIRIERFDVDVRTNSHDGSPRQPFDQDRTPRQARVRSNASAAAPAGDVETPAPARALGSNGRLNVII from the coding sequence AAGCCCCAAGCGACCACCGACTCCACCGAAACGCCCAACGTGCGGCAGGGCGAATCGCGCACCGCGCGGGCCAACACAAACACCGCGAGCAAGAAAGATCTGGTCGCAGCCGACGCGGCGACAAGCACTGCCCCGAACACTACGGCCCAGGCCAATGCGGCCGTCGCGACGGCCACCGAAGGGACGCTCGCATTGGCCCCCGAGGTCGAGCTCGCGCTGTCCGACGTACCGGCTGCGCAGCAAGACAACCCGGCGGCGCCAGCGGTCGACGCGAGCAAGACCACGAACATCGGCGCGCCATCGCGCGTGCCAGACGCCCTGACGGCCGCCCAAAGGCTCGGCGGAGCGACACAGAACGCCGCTCGACAGGTCAACGGCAACGAAGGCGGCAATACCGTGCCGGTCGATCGCGTGCGATTCGTCCAGCGGGTTTCCAAGGCGTTTCAACAGCTTTGGCCCGACGGCGGCGTCGTCCGCCTGCGGCTGAGCCCACCCGATCTCGGTTCAATGCGGATCGAAGTGGCGGTGCGCAGTGGGGTGATGACGGCCCGGGTCGAAGCGGAAACCGCCGCGGCCCAGCACGCGTTGATCGATCAACTGCCGGTGCTGCGCGAGCGGCTCGCCGAACAGCAAATCCGTATCGAGCGCTTCGACGTCGATGTCCGGACGAATTCGCACGATGGCTCACCGCGCCAGCCGTTCGACCAGGACCGCACACCCCGACAGGCGCGCGTGCGGAGCAACGCCTCTGCGGCAGCGCCGGCGGGCGACGTCGAAACGCCGGCCCCGGCCCGCGCGCTCGGCAGCAATGGACGACTGAACGTCATCATTTGA